In Chaetodon trifascialis isolate fChaTrf1 chromosome 4, fChaTrf1.hap1, whole genome shotgun sequence, one DNA window encodes the following:
- the eps15 gene encoding epidermal growth factor receptor substrate 15 isoform X3 produces MKAVGNRNTMAATLSLTQLSSGNPIYDKYYRQVDPTGSGRVAAADAALFLKRSGLADLVLGKIWDLADSERKGSLNKQQFFIALRLVACAQNGLEVALKSLNVAVPPPKFHDTSSPLLAGGVAVDIPWVVKPEEKMKFDSIFDSLGPVGGILTGDKVKPVLLNSKLPVDILGRVWELSDLDRDGMLDRDEFSVAMYLVYRALEGEPVPMSLPPPLVPPSKRKKPSVPPVMPLLPSPPSAKDSRSSHAGSKTMPHPPKPAPAPVPTPAAVPWVVSPADKAKYDELFNKTDGDMDGLVSGPEVRDIFLKTGLPSATLARIWELCDIGDIGKLTREQFALALYLINQKLAKGLDPPQSLSPEMIPPSDRQNIKQNNVVNLAADFSAIKELDSLSNEIVELQREKSSVEEEIKEKEEAIRQRSSEVQDLQDEVARESEELQRLQAQRQKVQDALDELDQQKGSLEEQLTHIRQQTSQETQLISSLQSEHEDQEQRICQYEEELVQAREELLALQEESRRLQEKVQAAQEQLTPLQESVRDSFTQVAQVQQKLNDLQVEERSVTAQLSWKRALEDNSPVMVNGSAGPTAELHQGDPFQQDLFQEDQPKELKEEEPAALCNEQKEHSGQKDKEGVNEREGEEEKEEESPKTPEEEKLKPDALDDLYTSLASSEMYNNVSAFAKPQENTIGEHSSPTPDVSSEVTDDAEESPKESPPKVASPEPENKQEPAESPETTTTTSSLPPQVGPCSVPPQTSPPSLPEMDFFNSDPFTDHDPFKDDPFGKADVADPFGGDPFKGSDPFAADSFFAQTPGAPFSSEDPFTASADPFGTTTGMPEPDLFAGKLNDAAAATGPDPFTSKPSNPALAAKDPFTSTANNMANSDPFGRKANTTGGADPFGSQDGGTDPFSCSPPSADLAVKDTAATNDPFAPGGTTVNASSDPDPFAAVFGNESFGGGFADFSALTKSNGADQFGINNKNLFQEDGQSAGPDVPPALPPKTGTPTRPPPPPPGKRSSLSRTESSDSFQRRGHFLPQPSGDFTSSASSSSLPAKDPLADPFAPSSPPRHNVREADRFASFDKYPTEEDMIEWAKRESEREEKERLARLTQQEQEDLELAIALSKSELS; encoded by the exons ATGAAAGCAGTGGGAAACAGAAACACTATGGCTGCCACTCTGTCTCTTACTCAG CTCTCCAGTGGAAATCCCATCTATGACAAGTACTATCGGCAG GTTGATCCGACTGGCAGTGGGCGGGTGGCAGCAGCTGATGCAGCTCTGTTCCTGAAGAGGTCAGGCTTGGCTGACCTGGTCCTGGGGAAG ATCTGGGATTTGGCAGACTCCGAACGCAAAGGTTCCCTTAACAAGCAG CAATTCTTCATAGCGTTGCGGTTGGTGGCTTGTGCTCAAAATGGCCTGGAGGTGGCGCTCAAGAGCCTTAATGTGGCTGTTCCTCCCCCAAAATTT CATGACACAAGCAGCCCACTGTTAGCAGGAGGAGTGGCTGTTGACATTCCCTGGGTTGTCAAG ccGGAGGAGAAGATGAAGTTTGACTCTATCTTTGACAGTCTGGGTCCAGTTGGAGGGATTCTAACAGGAGACAAGGTCAAGCCTGTTCTGCTCAACTCCAAACTGCCAGTGGACATCCTCGGCAGG gtgTGGGAGCTCAGTGACCTTGACAGAGATGGCATGTTGGACAGAGATGAATTTTCTGTG GCCATGTATCTGGTGTACAGAGCTCTGGAGGGGGAGCCTGTTCCCATGTCCCTACCACCTCCCCTGGTTCCACCCTCCAAGAGGAAAAAACCCTCTGTGCCTCCTGTGATGCCCCTGTTACCCTCGCCCCCCTCAGCCAAAGACAGTCGCTCCTCCCACGCTGGCTCTAAGACCATGCCACACCCCCCTAAACCTGCCCCAGCTCCTGTCCCCACACCAGCGGCTGTCCCT TGGGTGGTGTCGCCAGCAGACAAAGCAAAGTACGATGAGCTGTTCAACAAGACAGACGGAGACATGGACGGCCTTGTGTCTGGCCCTGAAGTCAGAGATATCTTCCTCAAGACTGGGCTGCCTTCTGCCACGCTCGCACGTATCTG GGAGCTGTGTGACATTGGAGACATCGGGAAACTGACCCGAGAGCAGTTTGCCCTGGCGCTGTATCTGATCAATCAGAAGCTGGCTAAAGGCCTGGACCCTCCGCAGAGTCTCTCCCCTGAGATGATTCCTCCATCTGACAGACAGAACATCAAACAG AACAACGTAGTTAACCTGGCAGCTGACTTCTCTGCCATCAAGGAGCTTGACTCTCTCAGTAACGAGATTGTCGAACTACAAAG GGAGAAGagctctgtggaggaggagatcaaagagaaggaggaagccATCAGACAGCGCAGCAGCGAAGTGCAG GATTTACAGGATGAGGTGGCGAGGGAGAGCGAGGAGCTGCAGCGGCTCCAGGCTCAGCGTCAGAAGGTCCAGGACGCCTTGGATGAGCTGGACCAACAGAAAGGctctctggaggagcagctgactCATATACGCCAGCAGACCAGCCAAGAGACTCAACTG ATTTCATCGCTGCAGTCAGAGCATGAGGACCAGGAACAGAGGATATGTCAGTACGAGGAGGAGCTGGTCCAGGCCCGAGAGGAGCTCCTcgctctgcaggaggagagcaggaggctgcaggagaAGGTCCAGGCCGCTCAGGAGCAGCTCACACCTCTGCAAGAGTCTGTCCGTGACTCTTTTACACAAGTTGCACAG gttcagcagaaactgaatgacctgcaggtggaggagaggtCAGTAACTGCCCAGCTCAGCTGGAAGAGAGCCCTGGAGGACAACTCTCCTGTCATGGTCAACGGATCAGCAGGCcccactgcagagctgcaccaGGGGGATCCATTCCAGCAGGACCTCTTCCAGGAGGACCAGCCTAAagagctgaaggaggaagaaccagctgctctctgcaaTGAGCAGAAAGAACATTCAGGTCAAAAGGATAAAGAAGGAGTGAATGAACGAGAaggggaagaagagaaggaggaagagagtcCAAAGActccagaggaggaaaagctgaAACCTGATGCGTTGGATGATCTCTATACTAGTCTAGCCTCCTCTGAGATGTACAACAATGTTTCAGCTTTCGCCAAGCCACAAGAGAACACCATTGGG GAACACAGTAGCCCTACTCCTGACGTCTCCTCGGAGGTCACAGATGATGCAGAGGAGTCCCCTAAAGAGAGCCCACCAAAG GTTGCATCTCCGGAGCCAGAGAACAAACAGGAGCCAGCAGAGTCCCCAgagaccaccaccaccacctcctcattACCACCTCAAGTGGGCCCTTGCTCTGTGCCGCCTCAGACcagccctccctccctgcctgagATGGACTTCTTCAATTCAGACCCTTTTACTGACC ACGATCCATTCAAAGATGATCCATTTGGAAAAGCAGATGTTGCCG ATCCATTTGGAGGAGATCCCTTCAAAGGGTCTGACCCCTTTGCTGCAGACTCTTTCTTCGCACAGACCCCCGGTGCCCCCTTTTCCTCAGAAGACCCTTTCACTGCCTCAGCTGACCCCTTTGGTACCACTACTGGCATGCCAGAACCAGACCTGTTTGCAGGCAAGCTAAACGACGCAGCAGCTGCAACAGGTCCAGATCCCTTCACCTCCAAACCTTCCAATCCAGCTTTAGCAGCCAAGGATCCTTTCACCTCCACTGCTAACAATATGGCCAATTCTGACCCATTTGGACGCAAAGCCAACACCACTGGGGGGGCGGATCCATTCGGTTCTCAGGACGGAGGGACGGATCCCTTCAGCTGCTCTCCACCCAGCGCTGACCTGGCTGTG AAGGACACTGCAGCAACCAATGACCCGTTCGCTCCAGGTGGTACGACAGTGAACGCCAGCTCAGACCCAG atccgtttgctgctgtatttggtAATGAATCATTTGGAGGGGGCTTTGCAGATTTTAGTGCCTTGACAAAG TCAAACGGTGCTGACCAGTTTGGCATCAACAATAAGAACCTGTTCCAGGAAGACGGCCAGTCTGCCGGCCCCGATGTGCCCCCAGCCCTGCCCCCAAAAACGGGTACGCCAACTagaccacctcctccacctccag GTAAGAGATCGTCCCTCTCCAGAACAGAGTCCTCTGACTCCTTCCAGCGACGAGGGCACTTCCTCCCACAGCCCTCAGGAGACTtcacctcctcagcctcctcctcttccctgccTGCCAAGGATCCTTTAGCCGACCCCTtcgccccctcctcccctcctcgtCACAACGTACGGGAAGCTGACCGATTTGCCAGCTTTGACAAA
- the eps15 gene encoding epidermal growth factor receptor substrate 15 isoform X2 — protein sequence MKAVGNRNTMAATLSLTQLSSGNPIYDKYYRQVDPTGSGRVAAADAALFLKRSGLADLVLGKIWDLADSERKGSLNKQQFFIALRLVACAQNGLEVALKSLNVAVPPPKFHDTSSPLLAGGVAVDIPWVVKPEEKMKFDSIFDSLGPVGGILTGDKVKPVLLNSKLPVDILGRVWELSDLDRDGMLDRDEFSVAMYLVYRALEGEPVPMSLPPPLVPPSKRKKPSVPPVMPLLPSPPSAKDSRSSHAGSKTMPHPPKPAPAPVPTPAAVPWVVSPADKAKYDELFNKTDGDMDGLVSGPEVRDIFLKTGLPSATLARIWELCDIGDIGKLTREQFALALYLINQKLAKGLDPPQSLSPEMIPPSDRQNIKQNNVVNLAADFSAIKELDSLSNEIVELQREKSSVEEEIKEKEEAIRQRSSEVQDLQDEVARESEELQRLQAQRQKVQDALDELDQQKGSLEEQLTHIRQQTSQETQLISSLQSEHEDQEQRICQYEEELVQAREELLALQEESRRLQEKVQAAQEQLTPLQESVRDSFTQVAQVQQKLNDLQVEERSVTAQLSWKRALEDNSPVMVNGSAGPTAELHQGDPFQQDLFQEDQPKELKEEEPAALCNEQKEHSGQKDKEGVNEREGEEEKEEESPKTPEEEKLKPDALDDLYTSLASSEMYNNVSAFAKPQENTIGEHSSPTPDVSSEVTDDAEESPKESPPKVASPEPENKQEPAESPETTTTTSSLPPQVGPCSVPPQTSPPSLPEMDFFNSDPFTDHDPFKDDPFGKADVADPFGGDPFKGSDPFAADSFFAQTPGAPFSSEDPFTASADPFGTTTGMPEPDLFAGKLNDAAAATGPDPFTSKPSNPALAAKDPFTSTANNMANSDPFGRKANTTGGADPFGSQDGGTDPFSCSPPSADLAVKDTAATNDPFAPGGTTVNASSDPDPFAAVFGNESFGGGFADFSALTKSNGADQFGINNKNLFQEDGQSAGPDVPPALPPKTGTPTRPPPPPPGKRSSLSRTESSDSFQRRGHFLPQPSGDFTSSASSSSLPAKDPLADPFAPSSPPRHNVREADRFASFDKQWNVSPAISHRGRHDRVGKARERARGKGATCQAHPAGTRGPGAGHRTQQV from the exons ATGAAAGCAGTGGGAAACAGAAACACTATGGCTGCCACTCTGTCTCTTACTCAG CTCTCCAGTGGAAATCCCATCTATGACAAGTACTATCGGCAG GTTGATCCGACTGGCAGTGGGCGGGTGGCAGCAGCTGATGCAGCTCTGTTCCTGAAGAGGTCAGGCTTGGCTGACCTGGTCCTGGGGAAG ATCTGGGATTTGGCAGACTCCGAACGCAAAGGTTCCCTTAACAAGCAG CAATTCTTCATAGCGTTGCGGTTGGTGGCTTGTGCTCAAAATGGCCTGGAGGTGGCGCTCAAGAGCCTTAATGTGGCTGTTCCTCCCCCAAAATTT CATGACACAAGCAGCCCACTGTTAGCAGGAGGAGTGGCTGTTGACATTCCCTGGGTTGTCAAG ccGGAGGAGAAGATGAAGTTTGACTCTATCTTTGACAGTCTGGGTCCAGTTGGAGGGATTCTAACAGGAGACAAGGTCAAGCCTGTTCTGCTCAACTCCAAACTGCCAGTGGACATCCTCGGCAGG gtgTGGGAGCTCAGTGACCTTGACAGAGATGGCATGTTGGACAGAGATGAATTTTCTGTG GCCATGTATCTGGTGTACAGAGCTCTGGAGGGGGAGCCTGTTCCCATGTCCCTACCACCTCCCCTGGTTCCACCCTCCAAGAGGAAAAAACCCTCTGTGCCTCCTGTGATGCCCCTGTTACCCTCGCCCCCCTCAGCCAAAGACAGTCGCTCCTCCCACGCTGGCTCTAAGACCATGCCACACCCCCCTAAACCTGCCCCAGCTCCTGTCCCCACACCAGCGGCTGTCCCT TGGGTGGTGTCGCCAGCAGACAAAGCAAAGTACGATGAGCTGTTCAACAAGACAGACGGAGACATGGACGGCCTTGTGTCTGGCCCTGAAGTCAGAGATATCTTCCTCAAGACTGGGCTGCCTTCTGCCACGCTCGCACGTATCTG GGAGCTGTGTGACATTGGAGACATCGGGAAACTGACCCGAGAGCAGTTTGCCCTGGCGCTGTATCTGATCAATCAGAAGCTGGCTAAAGGCCTGGACCCTCCGCAGAGTCTCTCCCCTGAGATGATTCCTCCATCTGACAGACAGAACATCAAACAG AACAACGTAGTTAACCTGGCAGCTGACTTCTCTGCCATCAAGGAGCTTGACTCTCTCAGTAACGAGATTGTCGAACTACAAAG GGAGAAGagctctgtggaggaggagatcaaagagaaggaggaagccATCAGACAGCGCAGCAGCGAAGTGCAG GATTTACAGGATGAGGTGGCGAGGGAGAGCGAGGAGCTGCAGCGGCTCCAGGCTCAGCGTCAGAAGGTCCAGGACGCCTTGGATGAGCTGGACCAACAGAAAGGctctctggaggagcagctgactCATATACGCCAGCAGACCAGCCAAGAGACTCAACTG ATTTCATCGCTGCAGTCAGAGCATGAGGACCAGGAACAGAGGATATGTCAGTACGAGGAGGAGCTGGTCCAGGCCCGAGAGGAGCTCCTcgctctgcaggaggagagcaggaggctgcaggagaAGGTCCAGGCCGCTCAGGAGCAGCTCACACCTCTGCAAGAGTCTGTCCGTGACTCTTTTACACAAGTTGCACAG gttcagcagaaactgaatgacctgcaggtggaggagaggtCAGTAACTGCCCAGCTCAGCTGGAAGAGAGCCCTGGAGGACAACTCTCCTGTCATGGTCAACGGATCAGCAGGCcccactgcagagctgcaccaGGGGGATCCATTCCAGCAGGACCTCTTCCAGGAGGACCAGCCTAAagagctgaaggaggaagaaccagctgctctctgcaaTGAGCAGAAAGAACATTCAGGTCAAAAGGATAAAGAAGGAGTGAATGAACGAGAaggggaagaagagaaggaggaagagagtcCAAAGActccagaggaggaaaagctgaAACCTGATGCGTTGGATGATCTCTATACTAGTCTAGCCTCCTCTGAGATGTACAACAATGTTTCAGCTTTCGCCAAGCCACAAGAGAACACCATTGGG GAACACAGTAGCCCTACTCCTGACGTCTCCTCGGAGGTCACAGATGATGCAGAGGAGTCCCCTAAAGAGAGCCCACCAAAG GTTGCATCTCCGGAGCCAGAGAACAAACAGGAGCCAGCAGAGTCCCCAgagaccaccaccaccacctcctcattACCACCTCAAGTGGGCCCTTGCTCTGTGCCGCCTCAGACcagccctccctccctgcctgagATGGACTTCTTCAATTCAGACCCTTTTACTGACC ACGATCCATTCAAAGATGATCCATTTGGAAAAGCAGATGTTGCCG ATCCATTTGGAGGAGATCCCTTCAAAGGGTCTGACCCCTTTGCTGCAGACTCTTTCTTCGCACAGACCCCCGGTGCCCCCTTTTCCTCAGAAGACCCTTTCACTGCCTCAGCTGACCCCTTTGGTACCACTACTGGCATGCCAGAACCAGACCTGTTTGCAGGCAAGCTAAACGACGCAGCAGCTGCAACAGGTCCAGATCCCTTCACCTCCAAACCTTCCAATCCAGCTTTAGCAGCCAAGGATCCTTTCACCTCCACTGCTAACAATATGGCCAATTCTGACCCATTTGGACGCAAAGCCAACACCACTGGGGGGGCGGATCCATTCGGTTCTCAGGACGGAGGGACGGATCCCTTCAGCTGCTCTCCACCCAGCGCTGACCTGGCTGTG AAGGACACTGCAGCAACCAATGACCCGTTCGCTCCAGGTGGTACGACAGTGAACGCCAGCTCAGACCCAG atccgtttgctgctgtatttggtAATGAATCATTTGGAGGGGGCTTTGCAGATTTTAGTGCCTTGACAAAG TCAAACGGTGCTGACCAGTTTGGCATCAACAATAAGAACCTGTTCCAGGAAGACGGCCAGTCTGCCGGCCCCGATGTGCCCCCAGCCCTGCCCCCAAAAACGGGTACGCCAACTagaccacctcctccacctccag GTAAGAGATCGTCCCTCTCCAGAACAGAGTCCTCTGACTCCTTCCAGCGACGAGGGCACTTCCTCCCACAGCCCTCAGGAGACTtcacctcctcagcctcctcctcttccctgccTGCCAAGGATCCTTTAGCCGACCCCTtcgccccctcctcccctcctcgtCACAACGTACGGGAAGCTGACCGATTTGCCAGCTTTGACAAA
- the eps15 gene encoding epidermal growth factor receptor substrate 15 isoform X1, translated as MKAVGNRNTMAATLSLTQLSSGNPIYDKYYRQVDPTGSGRVAAADAALFLKRSGLADLVLGKIWDLADSERKGSLNKQQFFIALRLVACAQNGLEVALKSLNVAVPPPKFHDTSSPLLAGGVAVDIPWVVKPEEKMKFDSIFDSLGPVGGILTGDKVKPVLLNSKLPVDILGRVWELSDLDRDGMLDRDEFSVAMYLVYRALEGEPVPMSLPPPLVPPSKRKKPSVPPVMPLLPSPPSAKDSRSSHAGSKTMPHPPKPAPAPVPTPAAVPWVVSPADKAKYDELFNKTDGDMDGLVSGPEVRDIFLKTGLPSATLARIWELCDIGDIGKLTREQFALALYLINQKLAKGLDPPQSLSPEMIPPSDRQNIKQNNVVNLAADFSAIKELDSLSNEIVELQREKSSVEEEIKEKEEAIRQRSSEVQDLQDEVARESEELQRLQAQRQKVQDALDELDQQKGSLEEQLTHIRQQTSQETQLISSLQSEHEDQEQRICQYEEELVQAREELLALQEESRRLQEKVQAAQEQLTPLQESVRDSFTQVAQVQQKLNDLQVEERSVTAQLSWKRALEDNSPVMVNGSAGPTAELHQGDPFQQDLFQEDQPKELKEEEPAALCNEQKEHSGQKDKEGVNEREGEEEKEEESPKTPEEEKLKPDALDDLYTSLASSEMYNNVSAFAKPQENTIGEHSSPTPDVSSEVTDDAEESPKESPPKVASPEPENKQEPAESPETTTTTSSLPPQVGPCSVPPQTSPPSLPEMDFFNSDPFTDHDPFKDDPFGKADVADPFGGDPFKGSDPFAADSFFAQTPGAPFSSEDPFTASADPFGTTTGMPEPDLFAGKLNDAAAATGPDPFTSKPSNPALAAKDPFTSTANNMANSDPFGRKANTTGGADPFGSQDGGTDPFSCSPPSADLAVKDTAATNDPFAPGGTTVNASSDPDPFAAVFGNESFGGGFADFSALTKSNGADQFGINNKNLFQEDGQSAGPDVPPALPPKTGTPTRPPPPPPGKRSSLSRTESSDSFQRRGHFLPQPSGDFTSSASSSSLPAKDPLADPFAPSSPPRHNVREADRFASFDKQWNVSPASNKCMFSTKTVICFLNVLVMHVLIYSTPKSSALKRLVVNVVSLPTFPLHGWICAVTCDASVCRSLRIMNLLKQCMSGVVIIN; from the exons ATGAAAGCAGTGGGAAACAGAAACACTATGGCTGCCACTCTGTCTCTTACTCAG CTCTCCAGTGGAAATCCCATCTATGACAAGTACTATCGGCAG GTTGATCCGACTGGCAGTGGGCGGGTGGCAGCAGCTGATGCAGCTCTGTTCCTGAAGAGGTCAGGCTTGGCTGACCTGGTCCTGGGGAAG ATCTGGGATTTGGCAGACTCCGAACGCAAAGGTTCCCTTAACAAGCAG CAATTCTTCATAGCGTTGCGGTTGGTGGCTTGTGCTCAAAATGGCCTGGAGGTGGCGCTCAAGAGCCTTAATGTGGCTGTTCCTCCCCCAAAATTT CATGACACAAGCAGCCCACTGTTAGCAGGAGGAGTGGCTGTTGACATTCCCTGGGTTGTCAAG ccGGAGGAGAAGATGAAGTTTGACTCTATCTTTGACAGTCTGGGTCCAGTTGGAGGGATTCTAACAGGAGACAAGGTCAAGCCTGTTCTGCTCAACTCCAAACTGCCAGTGGACATCCTCGGCAGG gtgTGGGAGCTCAGTGACCTTGACAGAGATGGCATGTTGGACAGAGATGAATTTTCTGTG GCCATGTATCTGGTGTACAGAGCTCTGGAGGGGGAGCCTGTTCCCATGTCCCTACCACCTCCCCTGGTTCCACCCTCCAAGAGGAAAAAACCCTCTGTGCCTCCTGTGATGCCCCTGTTACCCTCGCCCCCCTCAGCCAAAGACAGTCGCTCCTCCCACGCTGGCTCTAAGACCATGCCACACCCCCCTAAACCTGCCCCAGCTCCTGTCCCCACACCAGCGGCTGTCCCT TGGGTGGTGTCGCCAGCAGACAAAGCAAAGTACGATGAGCTGTTCAACAAGACAGACGGAGACATGGACGGCCTTGTGTCTGGCCCTGAAGTCAGAGATATCTTCCTCAAGACTGGGCTGCCTTCTGCCACGCTCGCACGTATCTG GGAGCTGTGTGACATTGGAGACATCGGGAAACTGACCCGAGAGCAGTTTGCCCTGGCGCTGTATCTGATCAATCAGAAGCTGGCTAAAGGCCTGGACCCTCCGCAGAGTCTCTCCCCTGAGATGATTCCTCCATCTGACAGACAGAACATCAAACAG AACAACGTAGTTAACCTGGCAGCTGACTTCTCTGCCATCAAGGAGCTTGACTCTCTCAGTAACGAGATTGTCGAACTACAAAG GGAGAAGagctctgtggaggaggagatcaaagagaaggaggaagccATCAGACAGCGCAGCAGCGAAGTGCAG GATTTACAGGATGAGGTGGCGAGGGAGAGCGAGGAGCTGCAGCGGCTCCAGGCTCAGCGTCAGAAGGTCCAGGACGCCTTGGATGAGCTGGACCAACAGAAAGGctctctggaggagcagctgactCATATACGCCAGCAGACCAGCCAAGAGACTCAACTG ATTTCATCGCTGCAGTCAGAGCATGAGGACCAGGAACAGAGGATATGTCAGTACGAGGAGGAGCTGGTCCAGGCCCGAGAGGAGCTCCTcgctctgcaggaggagagcaggaggctgcaggagaAGGTCCAGGCCGCTCAGGAGCAGCTCACACCTCTGCAAGAGTCTGTCCGTGACTCTTTTACACAAGTTGCACAG gttcagcagaaactgaatgacctgcaggtggaggagaggtCAGTAACTGCCCAGCTCAGCTGGAAGAGAGCCCTGGAGGACAACTCTCCTGTCATGGTCAACGGATCAGCAGGCcccactgcagagctgcaccaGGGGGATCCATTCCAGCAGGACCTCTTCCAGGAGGACCAGCCTAAagagctgaaggaggaagaaccagctgctctctgcaaTGAGCAGAAAGAACATTCAGGTCAAAAGGATAAAGAAGGAGTGAATGAACGAGAaggggaagaagagaaggaggaagagagtcCAAAGActccagaggaggaaaagctgaAACCTGATGCGTTGGATGATCTCTATACTAGTCTAGCCTCCTCTGAGATGTACAACAATGTTTCAGCTTTCGCCAAGCCACAAGAGAACACCATTGGG GAACACAGTAGCCCTACTCCTGACGTCTCCTCGGAGGTCACAGATGATGCAGAGGAGTCCCCTAAAGAGAGCCCACCAAAG GTTGCATCTCCGGAGCCAGAGAACAAACAGGAGCCAGCAGAGTCCCCAgagaccaccaccaccacctcctcattACCACCTCAAGTGGGCCCTTGCTCTGTGCCGCCTCAGACcagccctccctccctgcctgagATGGACTTCTTCAATTCAGACCCTTTTACTGACC ACGATCCATTCAAAGATGATCCATTTGGAAAAGCAGATGTTGCCG ATCCATTTGGAGGAGATCCCTTCAAAGGGTCTGACCCCTTTGCTGCAGACTCTTTCTTCGCACAGACCCCCGGTGCCCCCTTTTCCTCAGAAGACCCTTTCACTGCCTCAGCTGACCCCTTTGGTACCACTACTGGCATGCCAGAACCAGACCTGTTTGCAGGCAAGCTAAACGACGCAGCAGCTGCAACAGGTCCAGATCCCTTCACCTCCAAACCTTCCAATCCAGCTTTAGCAGCCAAGGATCCTTTCACCTCCACTGCTAACAATATGGCCAATTCTGACCCATTTGGACGCAAAGCCAACACCACTGGGGGGGCGGATCCATTCGGTTCTCAGGACGGAGGGACGGATCCCTTCAGCTGCTCTCCACCCAGCGCTGACCTGGCTGTG AAGGACACTGCAGCAACCAATGACCCGTTCGCTCCAGGTGGTACGACAGTGAACGCCAGCTCAGACCCAG atccgtttgctgctgtatttggtAATGAATCATTTGGAGGGGGCTTTGCAGATTTTAGTGCCTTGACAAAG TCAAACGGTGCTGACCAGTTTGGCATCAACAATAAGAACCTGTTCCAGGAAGACGGCCAGTCTGCCGGCCCCGATGTGCCCCCAGCCCTGCCCCCAAAAACGGGTACGCCAACTagaccacctcctccacctccag GTAAGAGATCGTCCCTCTCCAGAACAGAGTCCTCTGACTCCTTCCAGCGACGAGGGCACTTCCTCCCACAGCCCTCAGGAGACTtcacctcctcagcctcctcctcttccctgccTGCCAAGGATCCTTTAGCCGACCCCTtcgccccctcctcccctcctcgtCACAACGTACGGGAAGCTGACCGATTTGCCAGCTTTGACAAA